In Chanodichthys erythropterus isolate Z2021 chromosome 11, ASM2448905v1, whole genome shotgun sequence, a single window of DNA contains:
- the bmal1b gene encoding basic helix-loop-helix ARNT like 1b isoform X1, with product MCFSAFFIGGSPQTASGNGEGRAALVYLCDDLMADQRMDISSTMNEFMSSSTDLISSSMGTPGMDYSRKRKGSITDYQIDGYSFESEASWMRFLIPSSQLTQSPESERDNMDTDKDKQLGRVDHQIKNASREAHSQIEKRRRDKMNSFIDELASLVPTCNAMSRKLDKLTVLRMAVQHMKTLRGASNPYTEANYKPDFLSDDELKHLILRAADGFLFVVGCDRGKILFVSESVYKILNYSQNDLIGQSLFDYLHPKDIAKVKEQLSSSDTAPRERLIDAKTGLRVRTDIAPSPSRLCSGARRSFFCRMKCNRSLVKMEEKDFSSTCSKKNADRKSFCTIHSTGYLKSWPPTKMGLDEDNEPDNEGCNLSCLVAIGRLHPHIVPQPTNGDIRVKPTEYVSRHAIDGKFVFVDQRATAILAYLPQELLGTSFYEYFHQDDIGHLAECHRQVLQMREKINTNCYNFKIKDGSFITLRSRWFSFMNPWTKEVEYIVSTNTVVSGSSLEGAEPHYPQLTASPQSMDSVLTAGDGSGKTVPGIPGGTRPGAGKIGRMIAEEVMEIQRIRGSSPSSCGSSPLNITNSTPPPDTSSPGGRKISNGGTPDIPSAGMVSGQDSIGYPYSNSSILSDNSHIGIGDIMDEPGSSSPSNDEAAMAIIMSLLEADAGLGGPVDFSDLPWPL from the exons AGGAGGATCGCCTCAGACAGCCTCAGGAAATGGTGAAGGTAGAGCAGCCCTCGTCTATCTCTGTG ATGATCTAATGGCAGACCAAAGAATGGACATCTCCTCCACAATGAATGAGTTCATGTCCAGTTCCACTGACCTGATCAGCAGCTCCATGGGAACGCCAGGCATGGACTACAGTCGCAAGAGGAAGGGCAGCATCACCGACTATCA AATCGATGGATATTCTTTTGA ATCTGAGGCTTCATGGATGAGATTCCTCATCCCGAGCTCACAGCTCACACAATCCCCTGAGAGTGAACG GGACAATATGGACACAGACAAGGACAAACAACTTGGAAG GGTCGATCACCAGATTAAGAATGCAAG CAGGGAGGCTCACAGTCAGATAGAGAAGAGACGCAGAGATAAAATGAACAGCTTTATTGATGAGTTGGCTTCATTAGTGCCTACCTGCAACGCCATGTCCCGCAAGCTGGACAAACTCACTGTGCTGCGCATGGCGGTCCAGCATATGAAAACACTTCGAG GTGCTTCAAACCCTTATACTGAAGCTAACTACAAGCCAGACTTTTTATCAGACGATGAGTTGAAGCACTTAATATTAAGG GCTGCTGATGGTTTTCTATTCGTTGTGGGCTGTGATCGAGGGAAGATCCTTTTTGTATCAGAGTCTGTCTACAAAATTCTAAATTACAGTCAG AATGACCTGATTGGCCAGAGTTTGTTTGATTATTTGCATCCTAAAGACATTGCAAAAGTCAAAGAGCAGCTCTCATCATCTGACACAGCACCACGGGAGAGACTCATTGATGCTAAAA CTGGGCTGCGAGTCAGGACAGACATTGCTCCTAGTCCCTCCAGATTGTGCTCAGGGGCCAGACGCTCCTTCTTCTGCAGAATGAAGTGCAACAGGTCCCTTGTCAAAATGGAGGAAAAAGATTTTTCCTCGACTTGCTCCAAAAAGAATG CCGATCGCAAGAGCTTCTGCACCATCCATAGCACTGGATATCTGAAGAGCTGGCCGCCAACTAAGATGGGCTTAGATGAAGACAATGAGCCTGATAACGAAGGCTGTAATCTCAGCTGCTTAGTGGCCATTGGCCGATTACATCCTCATATTGTCCCGCAACCTACGAATGGAGACATCCGGGTGAAGCCGACAGAGTATGTCTCGCGCCATGCCATTGATGGGAAGTTTGTCTTTGTGGACCAAAG GGCCACGGCCATTCTTGCTTATCTACCTCAAGAGCTGCTGGGCACGTCTTTCTATGAGTATTTCCATCAGGATGACATCGGACATCTTGCTGAATGCCATAGACAGG TACTCCAGATGAGAGAGAAGATCAACACTAACTGTTACAATTTCAAGATTAAAGATGGCTCTTTTATAACTTTAAGAAGTCGCTGGTTCAGTTTCATGAACCCTTGGACCAAAGAAGTAGAATACATTGTCTCAACTAATACAGTCGTCTC GGGAAGTTCACTTGAGGGAGCAGAGCCTCACTATCCTCAGCTCACTGCCTCCCCCCAGAGTATGGACAGTGTCCTTACAGCCGGTGACG GATCAGGGAAGACTGTCCCTGGAATACCTGGAGGCACAAGACCCGGAGCAGGAAAGATCGGACGCATGATCGCGGAGGAAGTGATGGAGATCCAAAG GATAAGAGGTTCATCCCCCTCTAGTTGTGGCTCAAGCCCCCTCAACATCACCAACAGCACACCCCCTCCTGATACATCGTCCCCTGGGGGCAGGAAG ATTTCAAATGGTGGAACTCCAGACATTCCCTCTGCAGGGATGGTGTCAGGCCAGGACAGCATAGGCTATCCTTACTCTAACAGCTCTATTTTAA GTGACAATTCACACATTGGTATCGGTGACATCATGGACGAGCCGGGCTCCAGCAGCCCCAGTAATGATGAGGCTGCCATGGCGATCATCATGAGTCTGCTGGAGGCGGACGCAGGCCTGGGAGGTCCCGTGGACTTCAGCGACCTGCCCTGGCCGCTGTGA
- the bmal1b gene encoding basic helix-loop-helix ARNT like 1b isoform X2, with amino-acid sequence MCFSAFFIGGSPQTASGNGEGRAALVYLCDDLMADQRMDISSTMNEFMSSSTDLISSSMGTPGMDYSRKRKGSITDYQIDGYSFESEASWMRFLIPSSQLTQSPESERDNMDTDKDKQLGRVDHQIKNAREAHSQIEKRRRDKMNSFIDELASLVPTCNAMSRKLDKLTVLRMAVQHMKTLRGASNPYTEANYKPDFLSDDELKHLILRAADGFLFVVGCDRGKILFVSESVYKILNYSQNDLIGQSLFDYLHPKDIAKVKEQLSSSDTAPRERLIDAKTGLRVRTDIAPSPSRLCSGARRSFFCRMKCNRSLVKMEEKDFSSTCSKKNADRKSFCTIHSTGYLKSWPPTKMGLDEDNEPDNEGCNLSCLVAIGRLHPHIVPQPTNGDIRVKPTEYVSRHAIDGKFVFVDQRATAILAYLPQELLGTSFYEYFHQDDIGHLAECHRQVLQMREKINTNCYNFKIKDGSFITLRSRWFSFMNPWTKEVEYIVSTNTVVSGSSLEGAEPHYPQLTASPQSMDSVLTAGDGSGKTVPGIPGGTRPGAGKIGRMIAEEVMEIQRIRGSSPSSCGSSPLNITNSTPPPDTSSPGGRKISNGGTPDIPSAGMVSGQDSIGYPYSNSSILSDNSHIGIGDIMDEPGSSSPSNDEAAMAIIMSLLEADAGLGGPVDFSDLPWPL; translated from the exons AGGAGGATCGCCTCAGACAGCCTCAGGAAATGGTGAAGGTAGAGCAGCCCTCGTCTATCTCTGTG ATGATCTAATGGCAGACCAAAGAATGGACATCTCCTCCACAATGAATGAGTTCATGTCCAGTTCCACTGACCTGATCAGCAGCTCCATGGGAACGCCAGGCATGGACTACAGTCGCAAGAGGAAGGGCAGCATCACCGACTATCA AATCGATGGATATTCTTTTGA ATCTGAGGCTTCATGGATGAGATTCCTCATCCCGAGCTCACAGCTCACACAATCCCCTGAGAGTGAACG GGACAATATGGACACAGACAAGGACAAACAACTTGGAAG GGTCGATCACCAGATTAAGAATGCAAG GGAGGCTCACAGTCAGATAGAGAAGAGACGCAGAGATAAAATGAACAGCTTTATTGATGAGTTGGCTTCATTAGTGCCTACCTGCAACGCCATGTCCCGCAAGCTGGACAAACTCACTGTGCTGCGCATGGCGGTCCAGCATATGAAAACACTTCGAG GTGCTTCAAACCCTTATACTGAAGCTAACTACAAGCCAGACTTTTTATCAGACGATGAGTTGAAGCACTTAATATTAAGG GCTGCTGATGGTTTTCTATTCGTTGTGGGCTGTGATCGAGGGAAGATCCTTTTTGTATCAGAGTCTGTCTACAAAATTCTAAATTACAGTCAG AATGACCTGATTGGCCAGAGTTTGTTTGATTATTTGCATCCTAAAGACATTGCAAAAGTCAAAGAGCAGCTCTCATCATCTGACACAGCACCACGGGAGAGACTCATTGATGCTAAAA CTGGGCTGCGAGTCAGGACAGACATTGCTCCTAGTCCCTCCAGATTGTGCTCAGGGGCCAGACGCTCCTTCTTCTGCAGAATGAAGTGCAACAGGTCCCTTGTCAAAATGGAGGAAAAAGATTTTTCCTCGACTTGCTCCAAAAAGAATG CCGATCGCAAGAGCTTCTGCACCATCCATAGCACTGGATATCTGAAGAGCTGGCCGCCAACTAAGATGGGCTTAGATGAAGACAATGAGCCTGATAACGAAGGCTGTAATCTCAGCTGCTTAGTGGCCATTGGCCGATTACATCCTCATATTGTCCCGCAACCTACGAATGGAGACATCCGGGTGAAGCCGACAGAGTATGTCTCGCGCCATGCCATTGATGGGAAGTTTGTCTTTGTGGACCAAAG GGCCACGGCCATTCTTGCTTATCTACCTCAAGAGCTGCTGGGCACGTCTTTCTATGAGTATTTCCATCAGGATGACATCGGACATCTTGCTGAATGCCATAGACAGG TACTCCAGATGAGAGAGAAGATCAACACTAACTGTTACAATTTCAAGATTAAAGATGGCTCTTTTATAACTTTAAGAAGTCGCTGGTTCAGTTTCATGAACCCTTGGACCAAAGAAGTAGAATACATTGTCTCAACTAATACAGTCGTCTC GGGAAGTTCACTTGAGGGAGCAGAGCCTCACTATCCTCAGCTCACTGCCTCCCCCCAGAGTATGGACAGTGTCCTTACAGCCGGTGACG GATCAGGGAAGACTGTCCCTGGAATACCTGGAGGCACAAGACCCGGAGCAGGAAAGATCGGACGCATGATCGCGGAGGAAGTGATGGAGATCCAAAG GATAAGAGGTTCATCCCCCTCTAGTTGTGGCTCAAGCCCCCTCAACATCACCAACAGCACACCCCCTCCTGATACATCGTCCCCTGGGGGCAGGAAG ATTTCAAATGGTGGAACTCCAGACATTCCCTCTGCAGGGATGGTGTCAGGCCAGGACAGCATAGGCTATCCTTACTCTAACAGCTCTATTTTAA GTGACAATTCACACATTGGTATCGGTGACATCATGGACGAGCCGGGCTCCAGCAGCCCCAGTAATGATGAGGCTGCCATGGCGATCATCATGAGTCTGCTGGAGGCGGACGCAGGCCTGGGAGGTCCCGTGGACTTCAGCGACCTGCCCTGGCCGCTGTGA
- the bmal1b gene encoding basic helix-loop-helix ARNT like 1b isoform X3, whose translation MCFSAFFIGGSPQTASGNGEGRAALVYLCDDLMADQRMDISSTMNEFMSSSTDLISSSMGTPGMDYSRKRKGSITDYQIDGYSFEDNMDTDKDKQLGRVDHQIKNASREAHSQIEKRRRDKMNSFIDELASLVPTCNAMSRKLDKLTVLRMAVQHMKTLRGASNPYTEANYKPDFLSDDELKHLILRAADGFLFVVGCDRGKILFVSESVYKILNYSQNDLIGQSLFDYLHPKDIAKVKEQLSSSDTAPRERLIDAKTGLRVRTDIAPSPSRLCSGARRSFFCRMKCNRSLVKMEEKDFSSTCSKKNADRKSFCTIHSTGYLKSWPPTKMGLDEDNEPDNEGCNLSCLVAIGRLHPHIVPQPTNGDIRVKPTEYVSRHAIDGKFVFVDQRATAILAYLPQELLGTSFYEYFHQDDIGHLAECHRQVLQMREKINTNCYNFKIKDGSFITLRSRWFSFMNPWTKEVEYIVSTNTVVSGSSLEGAEPHYPQLTASPQSMDSVLTAGDGSGKTVPGIPGGTRPGAGKIGRMIAEEVMEIQRIRGSSPSSCGSSPLNITNSTPPPDTSSPGGRKISNGGTPDIPSAGMVSGQDSIGYPYSNSSILSDNSHIGIGDIMDEPGSSSPSNDEAAMAIIMSLLEADAGLGGPVDFSDLPWPL comes from the exons AGGAGGATCGCCTCAGACAGCCTCAGGAAATGGTGAAGGTAGAGCAGCCCTCGTCTATCTCTGTG ATGATCTAATGGCAGACCAAAGAATGGACATCTCCTCCACAATGAATGAGTTCATGTCCAGTTCCACTGACCTGATCAGCAGCTCCATGGGAACGCCAGGCATGGACTACAGTCGCAAGAGGAAGGGCAGCATCACCGACTATCA AATCGATGGATATTCTTTTGA GGACAATATGGACACAGACAAGGACAAACAACTTGGAAG GGTCGATCACCAGATTAAGAATGCAAG CAGGGAGGCTCACAGTCAGATAGAGAAGAGACGCAGAGATAAAATGAACAGCTTTATTGATGAGTTGGCTTCATTAGTGCCTACCTGCAACGCCATGTCCCGCAAGCTGGACAAACTCACTGTGCTGCGCATGGCGGTCCAGCATATGAAAACACTTCGAG GTGCTTCAAACCCTTATACTGAAGCTAACTACAAGCCAGACTTTTTATCAGACGATGAGTTGAAGCACTTAATATTAAGG GCTGCTGATGGTTTTCTATTCGTTGTGGGCTGTGATCGAGGGAAGATCCTTTTTGTATCAGAGTCTGTCTACAAAATTCTAAATTACAGTCAG AATGACCTGATTGGCCAGAGTTTGTTTGATTATTTGCATCCTAAAGACATTGCAAAAGTCAAAGAGCAGCTCTCATCATCTGACACAGCACCACGGGAGAGACTCATTGATGCTAAAA CTGGGCTGCGAGTCAGGACAGACATTGCTCCTAGTCCCTCCAGATTGTGCTCAGGGGCCAGACGCTCCTTCTTCTGCAGAATGAAGTGCAACAGGTCCCTTGTCAAAATGGAGGAAAAAGATTTTTCCTCGACTTGCTCCAAAAAGAATG CCGATCGCAAGAGCTTCTGCACCATCCATAGCACTGGATATCTGAAGAGCTGGCCGCCAACTAAGATGGGCTTAGATGAAGACAATGAGCCTGATAACGAAGGCTGTAATCTCAGCTGCTTAGTGGCCATTGGCCGATTACATCCTCATATTGTCCCGCAACCTACGAATGGAGACATCCGGGTGAAGCCGACAGAGTATGTCTCGCGCCATGCCATTGATGGGAAGTTTGTCTTTGTGGACCAAAG GGCCACGGCCATTCTTGCTTATCTACCTCAAGAGCTGCTGGGCACGTCTTTCTATGAGTATTTCCATCAGGATGACATCGGACATCTTGCTGAATGCCATAGACAGG TACTCCAGATGAGAGAGAAGATCAACACTAACTGTTACAATTTCAAGATTAAAGATGGCTCTTTTATAACTTTAAGAAGTCGCTGGTTCAGTTTCATGAACCCTTGGACCAAAGAAGTAGAATACATTGTCTCAACTAATACAGTCGTCTC GGGAAGTTCACTTGAGGGAGCAGAGCCTCACTATCCTCAGCTCACTGCCTCCCCCCAGAGTATGGACAGTGTCCTTACAGCCGGTGACG GATCAGGGAAGACTGTCCCTGGAATACCTGGAGGCACAAGACCCGGAGCAGGAAAGATCGGACGCATGATCGCGGAGGAAGTGATGGAGATCCAAAG GATAAGAGGTTCATCCCCCTCTAGTTGTGGCTCAAGCCCCCTCAACATCACCAACAGCACACCCCCTCCTGATACATCGTCCCCTGGGGGCAGGAAG ATTTCAAATGGTGGAACTCCAGACATTCCCTCTGCAGGGATGGTGTCAGGCCAGGACAGCATAGGCTATCCTTACTCTAACAGCTCTATTTTAA GTGACAATTCACACATTGGTATCGGTGACATCATGGACGAGCCGGGCTCCAGCAGCCCCAGTAATGATGAGGCTGCCATGGCGATCATCATGAGTCTGCTGGAGGCGGACGCAGGCCTGGGAGGTCCCGTGGACTTCAGCGACCTGCCCTGGCCGCTGTGA
- the bmal1b gene encoding basic helix-loop-helix ARNT like 1b isoform X4 has product MCFSAFFIGGSPQTASGNGEGRAALVYLCDDLMADQRMDISSTMNEFMSSSTDLISSSMGTPGMDYSRKRKGSITDYQIDGYSFEDNMDTDKDKQLGRVDHQIKNAREAHSQIEKRRRDKMNSFIDELASLVPTCNAMSRKLDKLTVLRMAVQHMKTLRGASNPYTEANYKPDFLSDDELKHLILRAADGFLFVVGCDRGKILFVSESVYKILNYSQNDLIGQSLFDYLHPKDIAKVKEQLSSSDTAPRERLIDAKTGLRVRTDIAPSPSRLCSGARRSFFCRMKCNRSLVKMEEKDFSSTCSKKNADRKSFCTIHSTGYLKSWPPTKMGLDEDNEPDNEGCNLSCLVAIGRLHPHIVPQPTNGDIRVKPTEYVSRHAIDGKFVFVDQRATAILAYLPQELLGTSFYEYFHQDDIGHLAECHRQVLQMREKINTNCYNFKIKDGSFITLRSRWFSFMNPWTKEVEYIVSTNTVVSGSSLEGAEPHYPQLTASPQSMDSVLTAGDGSGKTVPGIPGGTRPGAGKIGRMIAEEVMEIQRIRGSSPSSCGSSPLNITNSTPPPDTSSPGGRKISNGGTPDIPSAGMVSGQDSIGYPYSNSSILSDNSHIGIGDIMDEPGSSSPSNDEAAMAIIMSLLEADAGLGGPVDFSDLPWPL; this is encoded by the exons AGGAGGATCGCCTCAGACAGCCTCAGGAAATGGTGAAGGTAGAGCAGCCCTCGTCTATCTCTGTG ATGATCTAATGGCAGACCAAAGAATGGACATCTCCTCCACAATGAATGAGTTCATGTCCAGTTCCACTGACCTGATCAGCAGCTCCATGGGAACGCCAGGCATGGACTACAGTCGCAAGAGGAAGGGCAGCATCACCGACTATCA AATCGATGGATATTCTTTTGA GGACAATATGGACACAGACAAGGACAAACAACTTGGAAG GGTCGATCACCAGATTAAGAATGCAAG GGAGGCTCACAGTCAGATAGAGAAGAGACGCAGAGATAAAATGAACAGCTTTATTGATGAGTTGGCTTCATTAGTGCCTACCTGCAACGCCATGTCCCGCAAGCTGGACAAACTCACTGTGCTGCGCATGGCGGTCCAGCATATGAAAACACTTCGAG GTGCTTCAAACCCTTATACTGAAGCTAACTACAAGCCAGACTTTTTATCAGACGATGAGTTGAAGCACTTAATATTAAGG GCTGCTGATGGTTTTCTATTCGTTGTGGGCTGTGATCGAGGGAAGATCCTTTTTGTATCAGAGTCTGTCTACAAAATTCTAAATTACAGTCAG AATGACCTGATTGGCCAGAGTTTGTTTGATTATTTGCATCCTAAAGACATTGCAAAAGTCAAAGAGCAGCTCTCATCATCTGACACAGCACCACGGGAGAGACTCATTGATGCTAAAA CTGGGCTGCGAGTCAGGACAGACATTGCTCCTAGTCCCTCCAGATTGTGCTCAGGGGCCAGACGCTCCTTCTTCTGCAGAATGAAGTGCAACAGGTCCCTTGTCAAAATGGAGGAAAAAGATTTTTCCTCGACTTGCTCCAAAAAGAATG CCGATCGCAAGAGCTTCTGCACCATCCATAGCACTGGATATCTGAAGAGCTGGCCGCCAACTAAGATGGGCTTAGATGAAGACAATGAGCCTGATAACGAAGGCTGTAATCTCAGCTGCTTAGTGGCCATTGGCCGATTACATCCTCATATTGTCCCGCAACCTACGAATGGAGACATCCGGGTGAAGCCGACAGAGTATGTCTCGCGCCATGCCATTGATGGGAAGTTTGTCTTTGTGGACCAAAG GGCCACGGCCATTCTTGCTTATCTACCTCAAGAGCTGCTGGGCACGTCTTTCTATGAGTATTTCCATCAGGATGACATCGGACATCTTGCTGAATGCCATAGACAGG TACTCCAGATGAGAGAGAAGATCAACACTAACTGTTACAATTTCAAGATTAAAGATGGCTCTTTTATAACTTTAAGAAGTCGCTGGTTCAGTTTCATGAACCCTTGGACCAAAGAAGTAGAATACATTGTCTCAACTAATACAGTCGTCTC GGGAAGTTCACTTGAGGGAGCAGAGCCTCACTATCCTCAGCTCACTGCCTCCCCCCAGAGTATGGACAGTGTCCTTACAGCCGGTGACG GATCAGGGAAGACTGTCCCTGGAATACCTGGAGGCACAAGACCCGGAGCAGGAAAGATCGGACGCATGATCGCGGAGGAAGTGATGGAGATCCAAAG GATAAGAGGTTCATCCCCCTCTAGTTGTGGCTCAAGCCCCCTCAACATCACCAACAGCACACCCCCTCCTGATACATCGTCCCCTGGGGGCAGGAAG ATTTCAAATGGTGGAACTCCAGACATTCCCTCTGCAGGGATGGTGTCAGGCCAGGACAGCATAGGCTATCCTTACTCTAACAGCTCTATTTTAA GTGACAATTCACACATTGGTATCGGTGACATCATGGACGAGCCGGGCTCCAGCAGCCCCAGTAATGATGAGGCTGCCATGGCGATCATCATGAGTCTGCTGGAGGCGGACGCAGGCCTGGGAGGTCCCGTGGACTTCAGCGACCTGCCCTGGCCGCTGTGA
- the bmal1b gene encoding basic helix-loop-helix ARNT like 1b isoform X5: MADQRMDISSTMNEFMSSSTDLISSSMGTPGMDYSRKRKGSITDYQIDGYSFESEASWMRFLIPSSQLTQSPESERDNMDTDKDKQLGRVDHQIKNASREAHSQIEKRRRDKMNSFIDELASLVPTCNAMSRKLDKLTVLRMAVQHMKTLRGASNPYTEANYKPDFLSDDELKHLILRAADGFLFVVGCDRGKILFVSESVYKILNYSQNDLIGQSLFDYLHPKDIAKVKEQLSSSDTAPRERLIDAKTGLRVRTDIAPSPSRLCSGARRSFFCRMKCNRSLVKMEEKDFSSTCSKKNADRKSFCTIHSTGYLKSWPPTKMGLDEDNEPDNEGCNLSCLVAIGRLHPHIVPQPTNGDIRVKPTEYVSRHAIDGKFVFVDQRATAILAYLPQELLGTSFYEYFHQDDIGHLAECHRQVLQMREKINTNCYNFKIKDGSFITLRSRWFSFMNPWTKEVEYIVSTNTVVSGSSLEGAEPHYPQLTASPQSMDSVLTAGDGSGKTVPGIPGGTRPGAGKIGRMIAEEVMEIQRIRGSSPSSCGSSPLNITNSTPPPDTSSPGGRKISNGGTPDIPSAGMVSGQDSIGYPYSNSSILSDNSHIGIGDIMDEPGSSSPSNDEAAMAIIMSLLEADAGLGGPVDFSDLPWPL; this comes from the exons ATGGCAGACCAAAGAATGGACATCTCCTCCACAATGAATGAGTTCATGTCCAGTTCCACTGACCTGATCAGCAGCTCCATGGGAACGCCAGGCATGGACTACAGTCGCAAGAGGAAGGGCAGCATCACCGACTATCA AATCGATGGATATTCTTTTGA ATCTGAGGCTTCATGGATGAGATTCCTCATCCCGAGCTCACAGCTCACACAATCCCCTGAGAGTGAACG GGACAATATGGACACAGACAAGGACAAACAACTTGGAAG GGTCGATCACCAGATTAAGAATGCAAG CAGGGAGGCTCACAGTCAGATAGAGAAGAGACGCAGAGATAAAATGAACAGCTTTATTGATGAGTTGGCTTCATTAGTGCCTACCTGCAACGCCATGTCCCGCAAGCTGGACAAACTCACTGTGCTGCGCATGGCGGTCCAGCATATGAAAACACTTCGAG GTGCTTCAAACCCTTATACTGAAGCTAACTACAAGCCAGACTTTTTATCAGACGATGAGTTGAAGCACTTAATATTAAGG GCTGCTGATGGTTTTCTATTCGTTGTGGGCTGTGATCGAGGGAAGATCCTTTTTGTATCAGAGTCTGTCTACAAAATTCTAAATTACAGTCAG AATGACCTGATTGGCCAGAGTTTGTTTGATTATTTGCATCCTAAAGACATTGCAAAAGTCAAAGAGCAGCTCTCATCATCTGACACAGCACCACGGGAGAGACTCATTGATGCTAAAA CTGGGCTGCGAGTCAGGACAGACATTGCTCCTAGTCCCTCCAGATTGTGCTCAGGGGCCAGACGCTCCTTCTTCTGCAGAATGAAGTGCAACAGGTCCCTTGTCAAAATGGAGGAAAAAGATTTTTCCTCGACTTGCTCCAAAAAGAATG CCGATCGCAAGAGCTTCTGCACCATCCATAGCACTGGATATCTGAAGAGCTGGCCGCCAACTAAGATGGGCTTAGATGAAGACAATGAGCCTGATAACGAAGGCTGTAATCTCAGCTGCTTAGTGGCCATTGGCCGATTACATCCTCATATTGTCCCGCAACCTACGAATGGAGACATCCGGGTGAAGCCGACAGAGTATGTCTCGCGCCATGCCATTGATGGGAAGTTTGTCTTTGTGGACCAAAG GGCCACGGCCATTCTTGCTTATCTACCTCAAGAGCTGCTGGGCACGTCTTTCTATGAGTATTTCCATCAGGATGACATCGGACATCTTGCTGAATGCCATAGACAGG TACTCCAGATGAGAGAGAAGATCAACACTAACTGTTACAATTTCAAGATTAAAGATGGCTCTTTTATAACTTTAAGAAGTCGCTGGTTCAGTTTCATGAACCCTTGGACCAAAGAAGTAGAATACATTGTCTCAACTAATACAGTCGTCTC GGGAAGTTCACTTGAGGGAGCAGAGCCTCACTATCCTCAGCTCACTGCCTCCCCCCAGAGTATGGACAGTGTCCTTACAGCCGGTGACG GATCAGGGAAGACTGTCCCTGGAATACCTGGAGGCACAAGACCCGGAGCAGGAAAGATCGGACGCATGATCGCGGAGGAAGTGATGGAGATCCAAAG GATAAGAGGTTCATCCCCCTCTAGTTGTGGCTCAAGCCCCCTCAACATCACCAACAGCACACCCCCTCCTGATACATCGTCCCCTGGGGGCAGGAAG ATTTCAAATGGTGGAACTCCAGACATTCCCTCTGCAGGGATGGTGTCAGGCCAGGACAGCATAGGCTATCCTTACTCTAACAGCTCTATTTTAA GTGACAATTCACACATTGGTATCGGTGACATCATGGACGAGCCGGGCTCCAGCAGCCCCAGTAATGATGAGGCTGCCATGGCGATCATCATGAGTCTGCTGGAGGCGGACGCAGGCCTGGGAGGTCCCGTGGACTTCAGCGACCTGCCCTGGCCGCTGTGA